The Burkholderia mallei ATCC 23344 genome has a window encoding:
- the hpnH gene encoding adenosyl-hopene transferase HpnH — MSIPLLQQVRVGAYIMRQHLSGNKRYPLALMLEPLFRCNLACNGCGKIDYPDPILNQRLSVEECLQAVDECGAPVVSIAGGEPLLHKEMPEIVKGIMKRKKFVYLCTNALLMEKKMDDYAPSPYFVWSVHLDGDREMHDHSVSQEGVYDKAVAAIREAKRRGFRVNINCTLFNDALPERVAKFFDTLGPIGVDGITVSPGYAYERAPDQQHFLNRDKTKNLFREVFKRGEGGKRWSFSQSSLFLDFLAGNQTYKCTPWGNPARTVFGWQKPCYLVGEGYVKTFKELMESTDWDNYGVGNYEKCADCMVHCGFEATAVMDTIAHPLKALKVSMSGIRTEGAFAPDIPIDNQRPAEYVFSRHVEIKLEEIQRAGKGKLQKAPKPAATA; from the coding sequence TTGTCTATTCCGCTGCTCCAGCAAGTCCGCGTTGGCGCGTACATCATGCGCCAGCACCTGTCCGGCAACAAACGCTATCCGCTCGCGCTGATGCTCGAGCCCCTCTTCCGCTGCAACCTCGCGTGCAACGGCTGCGGCAAGATCGACTATCCGGATCCGATTCTGAACCAGCGCCTGTCCGTCGAGGAATGCCTGCAGGCCGTCGACGAGTGCGGCGCGCCCGTGGTGTCGATCGCGGGCGGCGAGCCGCTGCTGCACAAGGAAATGCCGGAAATCGTCAAGGGCATCATGAAGCGCAAGAAGTTCGTCTACCTGTGCACGAACGCGCTGCTGATGGAAAAGAAGATGGACGATTACGCGCCGAGCCCGTACTTCGTCTGGTCGGTCCATCTCGACGGCGACCGGGAGATGCACGATCACTCGGTGTCGCAGGAAGGCGTGTACGACAAGGCCGTCGCGGCGATCCGCGAAGCGAAGCGCCGCGGCTTCCGCGTGAACATCAACTGCACGCTGTTCAACGATGCGCTCCCCGAACGCGTCGCGAAGTTCTTCGATACGCTGGGGCCGATCGGCGTCGACGGCATCACCGTGTCGCCGGGCTACGCGTACGAGCGCGCGCCGGATCAGCAGCACTTCCTGAACCGCGACAAGACGAAGAACCTGTTCCGCGAAGTCTTCAAGCGCGGCGAAGGCGGCAAGCGCTGGTCGTTCAGCCAGTCGTCGCTGTTCCTCGATTTCCTCGCCGGCAACCAGACGTACAAGTGCACGCCGTGGGGCAACCCGGCGCGCACGGTGTTCGGCTGGCAGAAGCCGTGCTACCTGGTCGGCGAAGGTTACGTGAAGACCTTCAAGGAGCTGATGGAATCGACCGACTGGGACAACTACGGCGTCGGCAACTACGAAAAGTGTGCGGACTGCATGGTCCACTGCGGCTTCGAGGCCACCGCCGTGATGGATACGATCGCGCATCCGCTGAAGGCGCTGAAGGTGTCGATGAGCGGCATCCGGACCGAAGGCGCGTTCGCGCCGGATATTCCGATCGACAACCAGCGTCCGGCCGAGTATGTGTTCTCGCGCCACGTGGAAATCAAGCTCGAGGAGATCCAGCGCGCGGGCAAGGGCAAGCTGCAGAAGGCGCCGAAGCCCGCCGCGACGGCCTGA
- a CDS encoding IS1182-like element ISBma2 family transposase yields the protein MLKTPMPTQHELEMVTLEELVPKDHLLRQIDAAVDFEFIRAKVAHLYCADNGRPALDPVVMFKLLFIGYLFGVRSERQLMREVQVNVAYRWFARFRLTDKVPDASTFSQNRRRRFTDTTVYQEIFDEIVRQAIKRGLVDGRVLYTDSTHLKANANKGKFDVVKLEQTPAAYTEALNAAVDADRAAHGRKPLDRDDDEPPSSKDTKLSRTDPDSGYMVRDDKPKGFFYLDHRTVDAKHAIITDTHVTPASVHDSQPYLDRLDRQRERFEFKVEAVGLDAGYFTPAVCQGLEERGIAGVMGYRTPNHKPGMFYKRQFKYDAYRNEYVCPQGQALPYSTTNRLGYREYKSNAQICGRCPVRSQCTNSAIAVKVVTRHVWERAKERVDARRLTEWGQRIYARRKQTVERSFADAKQLHGHRYARMRGLRKVAEQCLLAAAAQNIKKIAMLLARKRKKGPAGPDWRFVRMLLRLVSGLRCSFDYPLAANPQS from the coding sequence ATGCTGAAGACGCCCATGCCCACGCAGCACGAACTCGAGATGGTGACGCTCGAGGAACTCGTGCCGAAGGACCACCTGCTGCGCCAGATCGATGCGGCGGTGGATTTCGAGTTCATCCGCGCGAAGGTGGCGCATCTGTATTGCGCGGACAACGGGCGGCCGGCGCTCGATCCCGTGGTGATGTTCAAGCTGTTGTTCATCGGCTACCTGTTCGGGGTGCGCAGCGAGCGGCAACTGATGCGTGAGGTCCAGGTCAACGTCGCCTATCGCTGGTTCGCCCGGTTCCGGCTGACCGACAAGGTGCCGGATGCGTCAACGTTCTCGCAGAATCGCCGCCGACGCTTCACGGACACGACGGTGTATCAGGAGATCTTCGACGAGATCGTGCGGCAGGCGATCAAGCGCGGGCTGGTCGACGGTCGGGTGCTGTACACGGACAGCACGCACCTGAAGGCGAACGCGAACAAAGGCAAGTTCGATGTGGTGAAGCTGGAGCAGACGCCGGCCGCCTACACGGAGGCATTGAACGCGGCAGTGGATGCGGACCGGGCCGCGCATGGCAGGAAGCCGCTGGATCGCGACGACGATGAGCCGCCGTCTAGCAAGGACACCAAGCTCAGCCGGACCGATCCGGACAGCGGCTACATGGTGCGGGACGACAAGCCGAAGGGGTTCTTCTATCTGGACCACCGCACGGTGGATGCCAAGCACGCGATCATCACCGATACGCATGTGACGCCGGCCTCGGTGCATGACAGCCAGCCGTATCTGGATCGGCTGGATCGCCAGCGCGAGCGCTTTGAGTTCAAGGTCGAGGCGGTGGGGCTGGATGCGGGCTACTTCACGCCGGCGGTGTGCCAGGGGCTGGAGGAGCGAGGGATTGCCGGGGTGATGGGCTATCGCACGCCGAACCACAAGCCGGGCATGTTCTACAAACGGCAGTTCAAGTACGACGCGTATCGCAACGAATACGTGTGCCCGCAGGGGCAGGCCCTGCCGTACAGCACGACCAATCGGCTCGGCTATCGGGAATACAAATCCAATGCGCAGATCTGCGGGCGCTGCCCGGTACGATCGCAGTGCACGAACAGTGCGATCGCGGTGAAGGTGGTAACGCGCCACGTGTGGGAGCGCGCCAAGGAGCGGGTGGACGCGCGGCGCTTGACCGAATGGGGCCAACGCATTTACGCGCGGCGCAAGCAGACGGTGGAGCGCAGCTTCGCCGATGCCAAGCAGCTGCATGGGCACCGTTATGCCCGTATGCGTGGGCTACGCAAGGTGGCCGAGCAGTGCTTGCTGGCCGCGGCGGCACAGAACATCAAGAAGATTGCGATGCTGCTGGCGCGGAAGCGGAAAAAGGGGCCAGCGGGTCCCGATTGGCGCTTCGTGCGCATGCTGCTGCGTCTGGTGAGCGGTTTGCGCTGCAGCTTCGACTACCCGCTCGCGGCGAACCCGCAATCCTGA
- a CDS encoding aspartate aminotransferase family protein: protein MEIRHGINLARARALLARERDAFERAMPKSRARSAEAAQHLLFGVPLHWMRDWSTPFSLYVDHARGTHFTDIDGHRYADFCLGDTGAMFGHAPEPVARALAEQAARGYTTMLPSEDAAWVAAELARRFRLPYWQFALSASDANRFVLRWARAATGRKHIVVFNGCYHGTVDDVFVDLADGRPVQRDSLLGQAHDLSAYTRVVEFNDLAALEAALKDGEVACVLAEPALTNIGMVLPDAGFWREARALTRRHGTLLAIDETHTISSGPGGYALAHGLEPDLLVVGKPIGGGVPCAVYGFSASCAERAQHAKASAPPGHSGIGTTLTANMLAMRAIRATLADVMTDTAYAHMFDLAARLAAGLEQTIARRGLPWCVTRIGARTEFQFAPAPPRNGTIAGLQLDGELEHIVHLYLLNRGVLITPFHNMMLVCPQTSAEDVDRLVAAFDACLGELL, encoded by the coding sequence TTGGAGATTCGCCACGGAATCAACCTGGCGCGCGCCCGCGCGCTTCTCGCACGCGAGCGCGACGCGTTCGAACGGGCGATGCCGAAATCGCGCGCGCGCTCGGCCGAAGCCGCGCAACATCTGTTGTTCGGCGTGCCGCTGCACTGGATGCGCGACTGGTCGACGCCGTTCTCGCTCTATGTCGATCACGCGCGCGGCACGCATTTCACCGACATCGACGGCCATCGCTACGCCGACTTCTGCCTGGGCGACACGGGCGCGATGTTCGGCCACGCGCCCGAGCCCGTCGCACGCGCGCTCGCCGAGCAGGCGGCGCGCGGCTACACGACGATGCTGCCGAGCGAGGACGCCGCGTGGGTCGCGGCGGAGCTCGCGCGCCGCTTCCGGCTGCCGTACTGGCAGTTCGCGCTGAGCGCGAGCGACGCGAACCGCTTCGTGCTGCGCTGGGCGCGCGCGGCCACGGGCCGCAAGCACATCGTCGTGTTCAACGGCTGCTATCACGGCACCGTCGACGACGTGTTCGTCGATCTCGCAGACGGCCGGCCGGTGCAGCGAGACAGCCTGCTCGGCCAGGCGCACGATCTGTCGGCATACACGCGCGTCGTCGAATTCAACGATCTCGCCGCGCTCGAAGCCGCGCTGAAGGACGGCGAGGTCGCATGCGTGCTCGCCGAGCCGGCGCTGACGAACATCGGCATGGTGCTGCCCGACGCCGGCTTCTGGCGCGAAGCGCGCGCGCTCACGCGCCGCCACGGCACGCTGCTCGCGATCGACGAAACCCATACGATCAGCAGCGGCCCCGGCGGCTATGCGCTCGCGCACGGGCTCGAGCCGGATCTGCTCGTCGTCGGCAAGCCGATCGGCGGCGGCGTGCCGTGCGCGGTGTACGGCTTCAGCGCGTCGTGCGCCGAGCGCGCGCAGCACGCGAAGGCGAGCGCGCCGCCCGGCCATTCGGGCATCGGCACGACGCTGACCGCGAACATGCTGGCGATGCGCGCGATCCGCGCGACGCTCGCCGACGTGATGACCGATACCGCGTACGCGCACATGTTCGACCTCGCCGCGCGGCTCGCGGCCGGGCTCGAACAGACGATCGCGCGACGCGGGCTGCCATGGTGCGTGACGCGGATCGGCGCGCGCACCGAGTTCCAGTTCGCGCCGGCGCCGCCGCGCAACGGCACGATCGCCGGCCTGCAGCTCGACGGCGAGCTCGAGCACATCGTGCACCTGTATCTGCTGAACCGCGGCGTGCTGATCACGCCGTTCCACAACATGATGCTCGTGTGTCCGCAGACGAGCGCGGAAGACGTCGATCGGCTGGTGGCCGCATTCGACGCGTGCCTCGGCGAGCTGCTCTGA
- the ispH gene encoding 4-hydroxy-3-methylbut-2-enyl diphosphate reductase, with product MRVILAQPRGFCAGVVRAIEIVERALQQNGAPVYVRHEIVHNRHVVENLRNKGARFVEELDEVPHGAVAIFSAHGVAQTVEQDAQARGLDVLDATCPLVTKVHVQGRQYVAAGRRLILIGHAGHPEVEGTIGQIPAEVILVQSEAEVDTLTLPADTPVAYVTQTTLSVDDTRGIIEALQRRFTDIVGPDTRDICYATQNRQAAVRELSEQVDVLLVVGATNSSNSNRLREIGTESGVPSYLVADGSEVRAEWFANARTVGLTAGASAPEEMVEDVIAALRALGPLEVATMSGREEKVEFKLPAKLTQAVAREV from the coding sequence ATGCGAGTCATCCTTGCCCAGCCTCGCGGCTTTTGTGCGGGGGTTGTCCGCGCGATCGAGATCGTCGAGCGCGCGCTGCAACAGAACGGCGCGCCGGTCTATGTACGTCACGAGATCGTCCATAATCGGCACGTAGTCGAAAACCTGAGAAATAAAGGGGCGCGATTCGTTGAGGAACTCGACGAAGTGCCGCACGGCGCCGTGGCCATCTTCAGCGCGCACGGCGTCGCGCAAACCGTCGAGCAGGATGCGCAGGCCCGCGGCCTCGACGTCCTCGACGCAACCTGCCCGCTCGTCACGAAGGTGCACGTGCAGGGGCGTCAGTACGTCGCGGCCGGCCGCCGGCTGATCCTGATCGGCCACGCCGGCCATCCGGAAGTCGAAGGCACGATCGGGCAGATTCCGGCCGAGGTGATCCTCGTCCAGAGCGAGGCCGAGGTCGACACGCTGACGCTGCCGGCCGACACGCCCGTCGCGTACGTGACGCAGACGACGCTGTCGGTGGACGACACGCGCGGCATCATCGAGGCGCTGCAACGCCGGTTCACCGACATCGTCGGCCCGGACACGCGCGACATCTGCTACGCGACGCAGAACCGCCAGGCGGCGGTGCGCGAGCTGAGCGAACAGGTCGACGTGCTGCTCGTCGTCGGCGCGACGAACAGCTCGAACTCGAACCGGCTGCGCGAGATCGGCACCGAAAGCGGCGTGCCGAGCTATCTCGTCGCGGACGGCTCGGAAGTCCGCGCCGAATGGTTCGCGAACGCGCGCACGGTGGGCCTCACGGCCGGCGCGTCGGCGCCCGAGGAAATGGTCGAGGACGTGATCGCCGCGCTGCGCGCGCTCGGTCCGCTCGAGGTCGCGACGATGTCGGGCCGCGAGGAAAAAGTCGAATTCAAGCTGCCGGCGAAGCTCACGCAAGCTGTCGCCCGCGAAGTTTAA
- a CDS encoding DUF4142 domain-containing protein, whose product MKTRRWIIAGAACAALGAPALHAQMPSEPPASNSHVGRDVVNPPEHANDAQIAKRPQGVDAEFVDKAGLAGKSEVQAGQLAGERSATPDVRAFAKRMVDDHGRLNEALRELAERKGVPVQAAQIVDPEVEALRGKSGREFDVAYLAAAGPAAHRKAIRLFEDEARSGRDPDLRAFAERALPMLRQHLAQARAVAHEVGAAR is encoded by the coding sequence ATGAAAACGCGCAGATGGATCATCGCGGGCGCCGCGTGCGCGGCGCTCGGCGCGCCGGCGCTGCATGCGCAGATGCCGAGCGAGCCGCCCGCGTCGAACTCGCATGTCGGACGCGATGTCGTGAATCCGCCCGAGCACGCGAACGACGCGCAGATCGCGAAGCGCCCGCAGGGTGTGGACGCCGAATTCGTCGACAAGGCCGGGCTCGCCGGCAAGAGCGAGGTGCAGGCGGGCCAGCTCGCCGGCGAACGCTCGGCGACGCCCGACGTGCGCGCGTTCGCGAAGCGGATGGTCGACGATCACGGCCGCCTGAACGAGGCGCTGCGTGAGCTCGCCGAGCGCAAGGGCGTGCCGGTGCAGGCCGCGCAGATCGTCGATCCGGAGGTGGAGGCGCTGCGCGGCAAGAGCGGCCGCGAGTTCGACGTCGCGTATCTCGCGGCCGCCGGCCCGGCCGCGCACCGCAAGGCGATCCGCCTGTTCGAGGACGAGGCCCGCTCGGGCCGCGATCCCGATCTGCGCGCGTTCGCCGAGCGCGCGCTGCCGATGCTCAGGCAGCATCTGGCGCAGGCGCGCGCGGTGGCGCACGAGGTCGGCGCGGCGCGCTGA
- a CDS encoding glycosyltransferase family 4 protein produces the protein MQKIALISEHASPLGVIGGVDAGGQNIYVANVAKQLARLGVDVDVFTRCDNPHLPDVAHIGAGIRVIHVPAGPPSNVPKEALLPYMKAFSAFLIDWFRREPTPYDAMHANFFMSGDAALRVKARLGVPLVMTFHALGRVRRRHQGAADGFPDARFPIEDALAKRADRVIAECPQDAADLRALYRADPGRIEIVPCGFDEEEFRPVLRRAARARLGWRDDEFAVLQLGRLVPRKGIDNVIEALARVPRDAGARPARLYVVGGSDYEPAPSRCAELARLAGIAREAGVADRVTFVGRRDRDALHLYYGAADVFVTTPWYEPFGITPVEAMACATPVIGSDVGGIRTTVEHGVTGYLVAPRDPGALAARLDELRRDPERAQQLGWAGYRRAHRHYTWRGVAERLAAIYRDVAACARRGARAGTAAHVRRSPVAPSATVANQKENGS, from the coding sequence ATGCAGAAAATCGCGTTGATCAGTGAGCACGCATCGCCGCTCGGCGTCATCGGAGGCGTCGACGCGGGCGGCCAGAACATCTATGTCGCGAACGTCGCCAAGCAGCTCGCGCGGCTCGGCGTCGACGTCGACGTGTTCACGCGCTGCGACAATCCGCACCTGCCCGACGTCGCGCACATCGGCGCGGGCATCCGCGTGATCCACGTACCGGCCGGCCCGCCGTCGAACGTACCGAAGGAAGCGCTGCTGCCGTACATGAAGGCGTTCTCGGCATTCCTCATCGACTGGTTCCGACGCGAGCCGACGCCTTACGACGCGATGCACGCGAACTTCTTCATGTCCGGCGACGCGGCGCTGCGCGTGAAGGCGCGCCTCGGCGTGCCGCTCGTGATGACGTTCCATGCGCTCGGCCGCGTGCGCCGCCGGCATCAGGGCGCGGCCGACGGCTTTCCGGACGCGCGCTTTCCGATCGAGGACGCGCTCGCGAAGCGCGCCGATCGCGTGATCGCCGAGTGCCCGCAGGACGCGGCCGATCTGCGCGCGCTGTACCGCGCCGATCCGGGCCGCATCGAGATCGTGCCGTGCGGCTTCGACGAAGAAGAGTTTCGCCCGGTGCTGCGGCGCGCCGCGCGCGCGCGGCTCGGCTGGCGCGACGACGAATTCGCGGTGCTGCAGCTCGGGCGCCTCGTGCCGCGCAAGGGCATCGACAACGTGATCGAGGCGCTCGCGCGCGTGCCGCGCGACGCGGGCGCGCGGCCGGCCCGTCTCTATGTGGTGGGCGGCAGCGACTACGAGCCGGCCCCGTCGCGCTGCGCGGAGCTCGCGCGCCTCGCCGGCATCGCGCGCGAAGCCGGCGTGGCCGATCGCGTGACGTTCGTCGGCCGGCGCGATCGCGACGCGCTGCACCTCTACTACGGCGCGGCCGACGTGTTCGTGACGACGCCGTGGTACGAGCCGTTCGGGATCACGCCCGTCGAGGCGATGGCGTGCGCGACGCCCGTGATCGGCAGCGACGTCGGCGGCATCCGCACGACAGTCGAGCACGGCGTGACGGGCTATCTCGTCGCGCCGCGCGATCCGGGCGCGCTCGCCGCGCGGCTCGACGAACTGCGGCGCGACCCCGAGCGCGCGCAGCAGTTGGGCTGGGCCGGCTACCGGCGCGCGCATCGCCATTACACGTGGCGCGGCGTGGCCGAGCGGCTCGCGGCGATCTATCGCGACGTCGCCGCGTGCGCGCGGCGCGGCGCGCGCGCGGGCACGGCGGCGCACGTGCGGCGCTCGCCCGTCGCGCCCTCGGCAACGGTTGCGAACCAGAAGGAGAACGGATCATGA
- a CDS encoding glucose 1-dehydrogenase produces MSTAEASSPQGRTPQPGREREMAAKPRDEAAGYVGSGRLDGKVALVTGGDSGIGRAVAVGFAKEGADVAIVYLNESDDAAHTKHLIEQTGRRCETIALDIGERANAHVALRRAVERFGRLDVLVNNAGEQHVQTDIGQISEAQLTHTFRTNIFAMFFCTQAALTHMKAGARIVNTASVTAYHGNPVLIDYSATKGAIVSFTRSLALNLASRGIHVNAVAPGPIWTPLIQSTFDDEQRARFGANVPLKRPGQPDELIGCYVLLASDGADYMTGQTLHPNGGTIVNG; encoded by the coding sequence ATGAGCACCGCTGAAGCTTCATCGCCGCAAGGCCGCACGCCGCAACCGGGCCGCGAGCGCGAGATGGCGGCGAAGCCGCGCGACGAGGCCGCCGGCTACGTCGGCAGCGGCCGCCTCGACGGCAAGGTCGCGCTCGTGACGGGCGGCGACAGCGGCATCGGGCGCGCGGTCGCGGTCGGCTTCGCGAAGGAAGGCGCGGACGTCGCGATCGTCTATCTGAACGAATCGGACGACGCCGCGCACACGAAGCACCTGATCGAGCAGACGGGCCGGCGCTGCGAGACGATCGCGCTCGACATCGGCGAGCGCGCGAACGCGCACGTCGCGCTCAGGCGCGCCGTCGAGCGCTTCGGCCGCCTCGACGTGCTCGTGAACAACGCGGGCGAGCAGCACGTGCAGACCGACATCGGGCAGATCAGCGAAGCGCAGCTCACGCACACGTTTCGCACCAATATCTTCGCGATGTTCTTCTGCACGCAGGCGGCGCTCACGCACATGAAGGCGGGCGCGCGCATCGTCAACACGGCGTCCGTCACCGCGTACCACGGCAATCCGGTGCTCATCGACTACTCGGCGACGAAGGGCGCGATCGTATCGTTCACACGCTCGCTCGCGCTCAATCTCGCGAGCCGCGGCATTCACGTGAACGCGGTCGCGCCGGGGCCGATCTGGACGCCGTTGATCCAGTCGACGTTCGACGACGAGCAGCGCGCGCGCTTCGGCGCCAACGTGCCGCTCAAGCGGCCCGGCCAGCCGGACGAGCTGATCGGCTGTTACGTGCTGCTCGCGTCGGACGGCGCGGACTACATGACGGGCCAGACGCTGCACCCGAACGGCGGGACGATCGTCAACGGCTGA
- a CDS encoding DOPA 4,5-dioxygenase family protein has translation MTSSDIATITGWHAHVYFDASSRDAAWAFRETIERRFGASVQLGRFHERLVGPHPTWSYQIAFEPTQFADVVPWLVLHHGALDVFLHPNTGDELRDHRDAAAWIGRSYTLNLDALTP, from the coding sequence ATGACCTCATCCGACATCGCCACCATCACCGGCTGGCATGCCCACGTGTATTTCGACGCATCGAGCCGCGACGCGGCGTGGGCGTTTCGCGAGACCATCGAACGCCGCTTCGGCGCGAGCGTGCAGCTCGGCCGCTTTCACGAGCGGCTCGTCGGGCCGCATCCGACGTGGTCGTATCAGATCGCGTTCGAGCCGACGCAATTCGCCGACGTCGTGCCGTGGCTCGTGCTGCATCACGGCGCGCTCGACGTGTTCCTGCATCCGAACACGGGAGACGAGCTGCGCGATCATCGCGACGCCGCGGCTTGGATCGGCCGCTCGTACACGTTGAATCTCGATGCGCTGACACCCTGA
- a CDS encoding SDR family oxidoreductase has translation MKCTLKPIGEQTIVITGATSGIGLVTARKAAKKGAKLVLVARNDTALEALCEEIRQHVGLAVAVAADVSRYEDVQRAAAKAVETFGGFDTWINNAGVTIFGSALSVPLDDQRRLFDTNYWGVVHGSLVASEHFRRKSDFRGGAIINMGSEASDAPVPLQSAYAASKHAIKGFTDSLRIELEADNVPVSVTLVKPAAVDTMFVMHAKNYMNVEAKLPPPIYDPDIVADAILFAAEHARRTLFVGGAAKLASSGAYHAPRLFDRLATSLFSRGQRTMRPARPRDDNALYEPTRPLHEREGMDGVVLRSCAYNTVMQRPRVAGALALTAAALVVAALARARRDVAS, from the coding sequence ATGAAATGCACGCTGAAGCCGATCGGCGAGCAGACGATCGTGATCACCGGCGCGACGAGCGGCATCGGGCTCGTCACCGCGCGCAAGGCCGCGAAGAAGGGCGCGAAGCTCGTGCTCGTCGCGCGCAACGATACCGCGCTCGAGGCGCTATGCGAGGAGATCCGCCAGCACGTCGGCCTCGCCGTCGCGGTCGCGGCCGACGTGAGCCGCTACGAGGACGTCCAGCGCGCGGCGGCGAAGGCCGTCGAGACGTTCGGCGGCTTCGACACGTGGATCAACAACGCGGGCGTGACGATCTTCGGCTCCGCGCTGTCGGTGCCGCTCGACGACCAGCGCCGGCTGTTCGATACGAACTACTGGGGCGTCGTGCATGGCTCGCTCGTCGCGTCCGAGCATTTTCGCCGCAAGAGCGACTTTCGCGGCGGCGCGATCATCAACATGGGCAGCGAGGCGTCCGACGCGCCGGTGCCGCTGCAAAGCGCGTATGCGGCATCCAAGCACGCGATCAAGGGCTTCACCGATTCGCTGCGCATCGAGCTCGAGGCGGACAACGTGCCGGTGTCGGTCACGCTCGTCAAGCCCGCGGCCGTCGACACGATGTTCGTGATGCACGCGAAGAACTACATGAACGTCGAGGCGAAGCTGCCGCCGCCGATCTACGATCCGGACATCGTCGCCGACGCGATCCTGTTCGCGGCCGAGCATGCCCGTCGCACGCTGTTTGTCGGCGGCGCGGCGAAGCTCGCGTCGTCGGGCGCGTATCACGCGCCGCGGCTGTTCGACCGGCTCGCCACGTCGCTGTTCTCGCGCGGGCAGCGCACGATGCGCCCCGCGCGGCCGCGCGACGACAACGCGCTGTACGAGCCGACGCGCCCGTTGCACGAGCGCGAAGGGATGGACGGCGTGGTGCTGCGCTCGTGCGCGTACAACACGGTGATGCAGCGGCCGAGAGTCGCCGGCGCGCTCGCGCTGACGGCCGCGGCGCTCGTCGTCGCGGCGCTCGCGCGCGCTCGGCGCGACGTCGCTTCGTAG
- a CDS encoding glycosyltransferase — protein sequence MTLIVVFLLSCLSLVIWLVLLFGRGGFWRARAARRLPPDARGAAAGWPAVAAVVPARNEADVIGEAVRSLVEQAYEGAFHLIVVDDHSTDGTAEAARAAAAAVGCADRLTVLAAQPLPAGWSGKVWAQSQGIAAVRSLGLPADYLLLTDADIGHPPDAVAQLVTRAQAEQRDLVSLMVRLRCDSFWEKALIPAFVFFFAKLYPFSWINDPRNRTAGAAGGCMLVRRDALEEAGGIESIRGALIDDCSLAAQIKHRGAGRHPIRLDLADRSVSLRPYDSWRDIWNMIARTAFTQLRYSPVLLLGTLVGMTILYLVPPVAALAYGARAWPAWLAWASMCTAYAPMLSYYRRSPWWAPALPLVALFYVGATFASAVRYWRGKGGQWKARVQAPVRDR from the coding sequence ATGACGCTCATCGTCGTGTTTCTGCTGTCTTGCCTGTCGCTCGTGATCTGGCTCGTGCTGCTGTTCGGGCGCGGCGGCTTCTGGCGCGCGCGTGCCGCGCGGCGGCTGCCGCCCGACGCGCGCGGCGCGGCCGCCGGCTGGCCGGCCGTCGCGGCCGTCGTGCCCGCCCGCAACGAGGCGGACGTGATCGGCGAGGCGGTTCGCTCGCTCGTCGAGCAAGCGTACGAAGGCGCGTTTCACCTGATCGTCGTCGACGACCACAGCACCGACGGCACCGCCGAGGCCGCGCGCGCGGCCGCGGCGGCCGTCGGCTGCGCCGACCGGCTGACCGTGCTCGCCGCGCAGCCGCTGCCCGCCGGCTGGTCGGGCAAGGTGTGGGCGCAGTCGCAGGGGATCGCCGCGGTGCGCTCGCTCGGGCTGCCCGCCGACTACCTGCTGCTGACGGACGCCGACATCGGTCATCCGCCGGACGCGGTCGCGCAGCTCGTCACGCGCGCGCAGGCGGAGCAGCGCGATCTCGTATCGCTGATGGTGCGGCTGCGCTGCGATTCGTTCTGGGAAAAGGCGCTGATTCCGGCGTTCGTGTTCTTCTTCGCGAAGCTCTACCCGTTCTCGTGGATCAACGATCCGCGCAACCGGACGGCGGGCGCGGCGGGCGGCTGCATGCTCGTGCGCCGCGACGCGCTCGAGGAGGCGGGCGGCATCGAATCGATCCGCGGCGCGCTGATCGACGATTGCAGCCTGGCCGCGCAGATCAAGCACCGCGGCGCCGGCCGCCACCCGATCCGGCTCGATCTCGCCGATCGCAGCGTGTCGTTGCGGCCGTACGACAGCTGGCGCGACATCTGGAACATGATCGCGCGCACCGCGTTCACGCAGCTGCGGTATTCGCCGGTGCTGCTGCTCGGCACGCTCGTCGGGATGACGATCCTCTACCTGGTGCCGCCCGTCGCCGCGCTCGCGTACGGCGCGCGCGCGTGGCCGGCATGGCTCGCGTGGGCGTCGATGTGCACCGCGTATGCGCCGATGCTCAGCTACTACCGCCGCTCGCCGTGGTGGGCGCCGGCGCTGCCGCTCGTCGCGCTGTTCTATGTCGGCGCGACGTTCGCGTCGGCCGTGCGCTACTGGCGCGGCAAGGGCGGACAGTGGAAGGCGCGCGTGCAGGCGCCGGTGCGGGATCGTTGA